The Neobacillus sp. PS3-34 genome has a window encoding:
- a CDS encoding DUF5316 domain-containing protein produces MDESQNVAKVTGGTGLFFLILSMIISGSLVNGDRIRANFATETEGDRKERLSWTTKLALLTCPE; encoded by the coding sequence TTGGATGAATCTCAGAATGTAGCTAAGGTTACCGGAGGTACAGGATTGTTCTTTTTGATTCTTTCGATGATTATATCCGGCTCCCTAGTGAATGGGGATCGAATACGTGCCAATTTTGCAACAGAGACAGAGGGAGATCGAAAGGAACGGCTTTCATGGACAACCAAATTGGCATTGCTGACCTGCCCGGAATAA
- a CDS encoding lipopolysaccharide assembly protein LapA domain-containing protein produces MKTQWSLLLAILFIFLVAFFAVINVEPVEVDYFLGKSQWPLILVILGSVLAGVVIMGSVGARKIYALKREIRQLRKEKDALEVQNHLAESGDEREINNGKFGLAD; encoded by the coding sequence TTGAAAACCCAGTGGAGTTTACTTCTTGCGATTCTTTTCATTTTTTTAGTGGCCTTTTTTGCGGTGATAAATGTTGAGCCGGTTGAAGTCGATTATTTTTTGGGTAAATCACAATGGCCACTAATTTTAGTCATCTTAGGATCAGTCCTTGCAGGTGTTGTCATTATGGGATCTGTAGGGGCGAGGAAAATTTATGCTCTGAAACGCGAAATAAGGCAGCTTCGCAAGGAAAAGGATGCGCTTGAGGTTCAAAATCATCTTGCGGAGTCCGGAGATGAGCGTGAGATTAATAATGGCAAATTCGGATTGGCTGATTAA
- a CDS encoding sulfite exporter TauE/SafE family protein: MFKSKGTAVSKENKSVQTSIVKIALVGIMGGFVSATLGVGGGFILVPLSISLLGLDVKKAVGTSLFSVLLIGGAGYISYAMTTAINYKAALLLVAGGLIGSHLGAKLTLYFEQKEMKTLLAYLYLITLCSVVFKLAGLNLAGLCVLGMFILFFLVRSYSRWHSGVKGTV, encoded by the coding sequence ATGTTCAAGTCTAAAGGGACTGCTGTTTCTAAAGAAAATAAATCCGTTCAAACTTCAATTGTAAAAATTGCACTTGTCGGGATCATGGGTGGATTTGTTTCGGCAACGCTTGGAGTAGGAGGGGGATTTATTTTAGTTCCGCTTTCGATTTCCCTACTAGGGCTAGATGTTAAAAAAGCGGTCGGGACAAGCCTGTTTTCAGTATTGTTAATAGGAGGAGCTGGCTATATTTCGTATGCGATGACAACAGCCATCAATTATAAAGCTGCTCTCCTGCTCGTTGCCGGCGGACTCATCGGCTCACATCTGGGCGCCAAGCTCACCTTATATTTTGAGCAAAAGGAAATGAAGACACTTTTGGCATATTTATATTTGATTACCTTGTGCAGTGTTGTCTTTAAGCTGGCAGGCTTGAATCTTGCTGGTTTGTGCGTATTGGGGATGTTTATCTTATTTTTCCTCGTTCGTTCTTATTCCAGATGGCATTCTGGGGTGAAAGGAACCGTTTGA
- a CDS encoding TSUP family transporter translates to MDFVLYFLLGCLISILSGFFGVGGGFILTPVLLLIGFSPISAIITSLFFTVGTSFSGIFAHIRLKNIVWRQGIILGISGIASTLAAPIRFLYG, encoded by the coding sequence GTGGATTTTGTACTCTATTTTTTACTAGGTTGTCTGATTAGTATTCTCTCTGGTTTTTTTGGGGTAGGCGGCGGCTTTATCCTAACGCCTGTCCTATTGCTGATTGGATTCTCACCTATATCCGCCATCATAACGAGCCTGTTTTTTACCGTCGGAACCTCTTTTTCAGGGATTTTTGCCCATATCCGTTTGAAAAATATTGTCTGGAGGCAGGGAATTATTCTTGGAATAAGCGGGATTGCCTCTACATTAGCTGCGCCGATTCGTTTTTTATATGGATAA
- a CDS encoding diacylglycerol kinase family lipid kinase — protein MERNTKAMLIYNGNAGQKDIEKKLGACVPVFSAAFGHLLILRTERPQHAQQLCEEYGEAVDLVIVLGGDGTVHECVNGLGGLNKRPAIAILPGGTCNDFSRTLGTPLDIRAAAESIVSGEEVPVDVMRINNNFALNFCGVGLVTETSNNIDEREKALFGKISYYLSAFRTIRQMDPFSFSLQYDGEHAEGEAVMILVANGNHIGTNALPFNGIQYDDGLANVFIMKNTNLALLKDLLTTDVSAEDESRANEILHYSGRKITIETDKPRDADTDGEVYLQTPLEIEVLPGHFRMLKALNGQ, from the coding sequence ATGGAACGCAATACGAAGGCAATGCTTATCTACAATGGCAATGCAGGGCAAAAGGATATTGAAAAAAAGTTAGGCGCTTGTGTGCCTGTCTTTTCTGCTGCATTCGGACATTTACTTATATTAAGAACAGAACGCCCACAGCATGCCCAACAGCTTTGTGAAGAATATGGTGAAGCTGTTGATCTCGTCATCGTTCTTGGAGGAGATGGAACTGTGCATGAGTGTGTCAATGGACTGGGAGGGCTGAATAAACGGCCTGCCATCGCGATTTTGCCGGGCGGAACCTGCAATGATTTTAGCAGAACATTAGGGACGCCTCTGGATATACGTGCGGCGGCGGAGTCTATTGTTTCGGGCGAAGAGGTACCGGTTGATGTGATGCGGATTAATAACAATTTCGCCTTGAATTTTTGCGGGGTGGGGCTCGTAACCGAAACCTCCAATAATATTGACGAAAGGGAGAAGGCGCTGTTTGGAAAGATCAGCTATTATTTAAGTGCCTTCCGGACAATCAGGCAGATGGATCCCTTTTCCTTTTCCCTTCAGTATGACGGCGAACATGCCGAGGGAGAAGCAGTCATGATTTTGGTTGCGAATGGGAACCATATCGGGACGAATGCACTTCCGTTTAATGGAATTCAATATGATGATGGGCTGGCCAATGTATTTATCATGAAAAATACGAATCTTGCCTTATTGAAAGACTTATTAACGACAGATGTTTCAGCAGAAGATGAAAGCCGAGCGAATGAAATACTCCATTACAGCGGTAGAAAAATAACGATTGAGACGGATAAACCTCGGGATGCAGATACGGATGGCGAAGTTTATCTGCAGACACCTTTGGAAATCGAGGTGCTTCCTGGCCATTTTAGGATGCTGAAAGCTCTTAATGGCCAATAA
- the gltP gene encoding glutamate/aspartate:proton symporter GltP, with protein MKRIGLAWQILIGLILGIAVGAIFYGNPDIQKYLQPIGTIFIRLIKMIVIPIVVSSIIVGVAGVGDIKKLGKLGGKTILYFEIITTLAIIIGLSSANLFHPGTGINMGSLSKGDISSYLSTTKEVKTHSFADTLVNIVPANLFDSLVRGDMLAIIFFSVFFGLGVAAIGEKGRPVLAFFQGTADAMFYVTNQIMKFAPFGVFALIGVTVSTFGVSSLIPLSKLIITVYGTMIFFVLVVLGLVARTFGVNIFRLFKILKDELILAYSTASSETVLPKLIEKMERFGCPKAITSFVIPTGYSFNLDGSTLYQALAAIFIAQMYGIHLSIGQQISLMLVLMVTSKGIAGVPGVSFVVLLATLGTVGIPLEGLAFIAGIDRILDMARTAVNVVGNSLAAIIMSKWENQYDDEKADAYYKEVTGTEPALQK; from the coding sequence TTGAAAAGAATTGGATTAGCTTGGCAAATTTTAATTGGATTAATTCTTGGTATAGCCGTTGGGGCTATTTTTTATGGGAATCCTGATATACAAAAATATTTGCAGCCGATTGGAACCATTTTCATCCGTTTAATAAAGATGATTGTCATTCCAATTGTAGTTTCCAGCATTATCGTAGGTGTTGCCGGTGTCGGCGATATCAAAAAGCTTGGAAAATTGGGCGGTAAAACCATCCTTTATTTTGAAATCATAACTACTCTCGCGATTATTATTGGTCTAAGCTCTGCAAACCTTTTTCATCCAGGTACAGGCATTAATATGGGATCGCTAAGCAAAGGCGATATTAGCAGTTATTTATCAACAACTAAAGAAGTGAAAACACATAGCTTTGCTGACACCCTTGTAAACATCGTGCCTGCCAATTTGTTTGATTCCCTCGTTCGCGGGGATATGCTTGCGATTATCTTTTTCTCCGTCTTTTTCGGTCTTGGCGTAGCAGCAATTGGTGAAAAAGGAAGACCGGTGCTAGCCTTTTTCCAGGGAACTGCTGATGCTATGTTTTATGTAACAAACCAAATTATGAAGTTCGCACCATTTGGTGTTTTTGCCTTAATCGGTGTTACGGTTTCCACTTTTGGAGTCAGCTCGCTCATTCCCTTGAGCAAATTGATTATTACTGTATATGGAACCATGATTTTCTTTGTGCTTGTCGTTCTTGGGCTTGTTGCAAGAACATTCGGTGTGAATATTTTTAGACTGTTTAAGATTTTAAAAGATGAACTAATTCTTGCCTACTCTACAGCAAGCTCGGAAACGGTGCTTCCAAAATTGATTGAAAAAATGGAACGTTTCGGCTGTCCAAAAGCGATTACATCTTTTGTTATCCCTACAGGTTACTCTTTTAACCTTGATGGCTCTACATTATATCAGGCACTTGCAGCTATTTTCATTGCCCAGATGTACGGAATCCATCTATCGATTGGCCAGCAAATTTCCTTAATGCTCGTCCTAATGGTTACATCAAAAGGGATTGCCGGTGTACCTGGTGTTTCATTCGTTGTTCTTCTCGCAACTCTTGGAACGGTTGGCATTCCATTAGAAGGCCTTGCTTTTATCGCCGGTATCGACCGTATACTTGATATGGCCCGTACAGCTGTAAACGTTGTTGGAAACTCACTTGCTGCTATCATCATGTCAAAATGGGAAAACCAATATGATGATGAAAAAGCAGATGCTTATTATAAAGAAGTAACTGGAACAGAACCAGCATTGCAAAAATAA
- a CDS encoding nucleoside transporter C-terminal domain-containing protein produces the protein MKYILFIAALVIIFLFAYIASNNKKQIKIKPVSIMLVLQLLLTFLLLNTEIGLIVIRGISGMFEHLLQYAADGINFVFGGLANKGEMSFFLNVLLPIVFISVLIGIAQHIRILPFIIRYLGLLLSKVNGLGKLESYNAVASAVFGQSEVFISVKKQLGFLPERRLYTLCTSAMSTVSASILGAYMTMIDPKYVITALVLNLFGGFIIANIINPYEVKDEEDIIEIQEEKQTFFEMLGEYIMDGFKVAIIVGAMLIGFVALISAINHVFEMIFGISFQMILGYVFAPFAFIIGVPVSEAVKAGTIMATKLVSNEFVAMIDLGKVAGSLSSRTVGIISVFLVSFANFSSIGIITGAVKGLNEKKGNQVAKFGLKLLYGATLVSLLSAAIAGIML, from the coding sequence ATGAAATATATTCTTTTTATAGCCGCATTGGTTATCATTTTTCTGTTTGCATATATCGCAAGCAACAATAAGAAACAAATTAAAATTAAGCCGGTTAGCATTATGCTCGTCCTGCAGCTGCTGTTAACCTTTTTGCTGCTTAATACGGAAATTGGGTTAATTGTTATCAGGGGAATTTCGGGAATGTTTGAACATCTGCTTCAATATGCTGCAGATGGAATTAATTTCGTATTTGGCGGCCTAGCGAATAAAGGGGAAATGTCTTTTTTCCTAAATGTCCTTTTGCCAATTGTCTTTATTTCAGTACTGATCGGAATTGCACAGCATATTAGAATTCTTCCATTTATCATTCGTTATCTGGGCCTCCTATTGAGCAAGGTAAATGGCCTTGGTAAACTAGAATCTTACAATGCCGTGGCTTCAGCTGTTTTTGGACAATCTGAAGTGTTCATTTCAGTTAAAAAGCAGCTTGGTTTTCTGCCTGAACGCCGTCTGTACACATTATGTACTTCGGCCATGTCAACCGTATCGGCATCGATTCTTGGTGCCTATATGACCATGATCGATCCGAAATACGTTATTACTGCTCTAGTTCTGAATTTATTCGGCGGGTTCATCATTGCAAACATCATAAATCCTTATGAAGTGAAAGATGAAGAAGATATTATTGAGATCCAGGAAGAGAAACAAACCTTTTTTGAAATGCTTGGAGAGTACATTATGGATGGTTTCAAGGTAGCCATTATCGTCGGTGCCATGCTGATTGGTTTTGTTGCCTTGATCAGTGCAATCAACCATGTTTTTGAAATGATCTTCGGCATCAGCTTCCAGATGATACTGGGCTATGTTTTTGCTCCGTTTGCTTTCATTATTGGCGTGCCTGTTTCTGAAGCGGTTAAGGCGGGAACAATTATGGCAACCAAGTTAGTGTCAAATGAATTTGTCGCGATGATTGACTTGGGCAAAGTGGCTGGTTCCTTATCAAGCCGCACGGTTGGCATTATCTCCGTGTTCCTTGTATCCTTTGCCAACTTCTCATCAATTGGTATTATCACCGGTGCGGTAAAAGGCTTGAACGAAAAGAAGGGCAACCAGGTGGCCAAATTCGGCTTAAAGCTTTTATACGGAGCTACACTTGTCAGCCTACTTTCCGCTGCTATTGCGGGTATAATGCTATAA
- a CDS encoding amino acid permease: protein MISIGGSIGTGLFLGSGASIHTAGPGGALLAYGIIGVMVYLLMTSLGEMSTYMPVTGSFSTYATKFVDPAFGFAIGWIYWFSWATTLAVETSAAAILMKFWMPGVPSFVWSALFLIFIFMINFLSVKQYGEAEYWFSMIKVVAILAFIILGFLMIFGIMTGSGQASMGIKNFTAGDAPFHGGFLALLSIFMVAGFSFQGTEVVGIVAGESKEPEKNVPKAIKQIFWRILLFYMLSILVIGLIVPFTDSGLMNSDIEKVAMSPFTLVFERAGIAFAASVMNAVILTSVFSAGNSGLYAATRMLYVMAKERQAPAFMSKLNKHGVPISALAFTTAFGLLAFFSSMFGEGKVFMWLLNIAGLTGFIAWAGIALSHYRFRKAYLYQGFDLNNLVYKAKWFPLGPILATALCIFIILGQNYQAFLGDNIDWQGITVTYIGIPIFLLLWFGYKLAKKTKWIPLKDIELK from the coding sequence ATGATTTCAATTGGAGGAAGTATCGGGACTGGATTATTCCTCGGGAGTGGTGCCTCCATACATACTGCAGGACCAGGGGGAGCATTGCTCGCATATGGAATTATCGGCGTTATGGTGTACTTATTAATGACAAGCCTAGGTGAAATGAGTACGTATATGCCTGTTACCGGCTCGTTTAGCACGTATGCTACAAAGTTTGTTGATCCGGCATTCGGTTTTGCCATCGGATGGATTTATTGGTTTAGCTGGGCCACCACCCTTGCAGTTGAAACTTCGGCAGCAGCCATTTTAATGAAGTTCTGGATGCCAGGTGTACCATCATTTGTTTGGAGTGCACTTTTCTTAATTTTTATATTCATGATTAATTTCTTATCGGTAAAACAATATGGGGAAGCAGAGTATTGGTTTTCAATGATCAAGGTAGTCGCAATTTTAGCCTTTATTATTCTTGGCTTTTTGATGATTTTCGGAATTATGACAGGGAGCGGACAAGCTTCCATGGGAATTAAGAACTTTACTGCAGGTGATGCACCGTTCCATGGTGGATTCCTGGCACTGCTAAGCATATTTATGGTTGCAGGTTTTTCATTCCAGGGAACAGAAGTAGTCGGCATTGTTGCGGGTGAGAGTAAGGAACCTGAGAAGAATGTCCCAAAAGCGATTAAGCAGATTTTCTGGAGGATTTTACTATTCTATATGCTATCCATTTTGGTTATCGGCCTGATCGTGCCTTTCACTGACTCTGGATTAATGAACTCTGATATAGAAAAAGTAGCGATGAGCCCATTTACATTGGTGTTTGAACGTGCCGGTATCGCTTTTGCTGCTTCGGTTATGAATGCAGTTATCCTGACCTCCGTTTTCTCAGCAGGAAATTCCGGCTTATATGCCGCGACAAGGATGCTTTACGTTATGGCAAAGGAACGACAGGCTCCAGCTTTTATGTCAAAGTTAAACAAGCATGGAGTACCTATATCTGCACTTGCTTTTACGACTGCTTTCGGGCTGCTCGCTTTTTTCAGTTCCATGTTTGGCGAAGGAAAAGTGTTTATGTGGCTATTAAATATTGCAGGACTGACCGGTTTTATTGCATGGGCAGGTATCGCATTGAGCCATTACCGCTTTAGAAAAGCGTATTTATATCAAGGATTTGATTTAAATAATCTCGTGTATAAAGCTAAGTGGTTCCCGCTAGGGCCAATTCTGGCAACAGCACTTTGTATCTTCATTATCCTTGGCCAAAATTACCAGGCATTCCTTGGTGACAACATCGACTGGCAGGGAATTACGGTAACGTATATTGGCATCCCGATCTTCCTGCTGCTTTGGTTTGGTTATAAATTAGCTAAAAAAACAAAATGGATACCACTAAAAGACATAGAGCTAAAATGA
- a CDS encoding methylated-DNA--[protein]-cysteine S-methyltransferase has product MKTGYAKYDSPIGPVYVIANEKGIKRVEIFEEEWEAYLQQHPDLVEDQDLCGEAISQLEEYFAGKRKTFDLPLSVEGTEFRKSVWRALQEIPYGEVRSYAEIAEMIGNPKAVRAVGQANRSNQMPIIIPCHRVIGKSGNLVGFAGSRTPTQRKLLEAEGYKVK; this is encoded by the coding sequence ATGAAAACAGGCTATGCAAAATACGACTCTCCGATTGGTCCGGTTTATGTCATTGCTAATGAAAAGGGAATAAAAAGGGTAGAAATTTTTGAAGAAGAATGGGAAGCTTATTTGCAGCAGCATCCCGATCTGGTTGAAGACCAGGATTTGTGCGGTGAAGCGATTTCTCAATTAGAGGAATACTTTGCTGGTAAGCGAAAAACATTTGATCTGCCGCTGTCTGTTGAAGGAACTGAATTTAGGAAAAGCGTGTGGCGTGCCCTTCAGGAAATCCCTTACGGGGAAGTCAGAAGCTACGCAGAAATCGCTGAAATGATCGGCAATCCGAAAGCGGTCCGTGCTGTGGGACAGGCCAATAGATCAAATCAGATGCCAATTATAATTCCATGCCATCGTGTTATCGGCAAAAGCGGAAACTTGGTCGGATTTGCAGGAAGCAGAACACCAACCCAGAGAAAATTGCTTGAAGCAGAGGGATATAAAGTAAAATAA
- a CDS encoding GNAT family N-acetyltransferase yields MMLTKERLKEIKELQHICEENDRIELKLNWDMLDSKDRNEKDNFYHYDQNGRLIGFLALYGFGNKVELCGMIHPENRRNGIFSRLMMQGLQEAIERNTTTILLNAPTESQSAKAFLAQVPCTFKVAEYQMKWHETGLSLDDTVTLRPSATEDDVETEIQLEIQCFGYKEEEAREFNKMIKNNEKDQYLMIEMGGKTVGKMRVSEANGESWIYGFAVMPEYQGKGIGRKALTNAVIEENKKGFSVFLEVEAKNTHALRLYESCGFKAYHSQDYYEYSL; encoded by the coding sequence ATGATGTTAACAAAAGAGCGGCTGAAAGAGATAAAGGAACTGCAGCATATATGTGAGGAAAATGATCGTATCGAGTTGAAATTGAATTGGGATATGCTTGACAGCAAGGATAGAAATGAGAAGGATAACTTTTATCATTATGATCAAAATGGACGGCTAATAGGATTTTTAGCGCTCTACGGCTTTGGCAATAAGGTTGAGCTTTGCGGAATGATCCATCCGGAGAACCGAAGGAATGGAATTTTTTCGAGACTAATGATGCAAGGATTGCAGGAAGCGATCGAGCGGAATACCACCACCATTTTGCTGAATGCACCAACGGAATCGCAGTCAGCGAAGGCATTTTTGGCACAAGTGCCTTGTACATTTAAGGTAGCTGAGTACCAGATGAAGTGGCATGAAACAGGACTTTCCTTGGATGACACGGTTACGTTAAGGCCATCTGCCACGGAAGATGATGTAGAGACAGAGATCCAACTGGAAATTCAGTGTTTTGGTTATAAGGAAGAAGAAGCCAGAGAATTTAATAAGATGATTAAAAACAATGAAAAAGACCAATATTTGATGATCGAAATGGGTGGAAAAACAGTTGGAAAAATGCGGGTATCTGAAGCAAATGGAGAATCATGGATTTATGGTTTTGCCGTAATGCCGGAATATCAGGGAAAAGGAATTGGCAGAAAGGCGTTGACCAATGCGGTGATAGAAGAAAATAAAAAAGGATTTTCTGTTTTCCTTGAGGTCGAAGCCAAGAACACCCATGCCTTAAGACTTTATGAGTCATGCGGCTTTAAGGCATATCATTCACAGGATTATTATGAGTATTCTTTATAG
- a CDS encoding membrane-spanning protein: MKKNLFVLLSVVFVLFMTALFIFYLIKGDPSRWQVALGGIAVSALPLLLLLSKRNPFNIPIIIAYYVFVFCTTFLGSIASFYLHYKWWDTSLHFYKGIFVGFIGITLYKLFIPKKAQSDVSKWIPFLFVLSLSVTSSVLWEIYEFAGDQFFTHTMQRGGNKDTMYDLLAGTAGGLLAAIYSYIKKEEI; the protein is encoded by the coding sequence TTGAAAAAGAATCTTTTTGTACTTCTATCTGTGGTTTTTGTTCTTTTTATGACTGCTTTATTTATTTTCTACCTAATTAAAGGGGATCCCTCCCGCTGGCAGGTTGCATTGGGAGGAATTGCTGTAAGTGCCTTACCGCTCCTATTGTTACTTTCTAAAAGAAATCCTTTTAACATTCCTATCATAATCGCCTATTATGTTTTTGTTTTCTGTACGACATTTTTAGGGTCGATTGCCAGCTTTTATCTCCATTATAAATGGTGGGACACTTCCCTTCATTTTTATAAAGGGATATTTGTTGGCTTTATCGGGATCACTCTATATAAATTATTCATTCCTAAGAAGGCACAAAGTGATGTCTCAAAATGGATTCCCTTTTTGTTTGTTTTGTCACTGTCCGTAACTTCCAGTGTACTTTGGGAGATATATGAATTTGCGGGAGATCAATTTTTCACCCACACGATGCAAAGGGGCGGAAATAAAGATACGATGTATGACTTATTGGCAGGAACGGCAGGCGGGCTGTTAGCCGCTATCTATTCTTATATAAAAAAGGAAGAAATATAA
- a CDS encoding DUF4097 family beta strand repeat-containing protein, producing MKKFVYILLILFVIGLAGTLVTVNANGGFSFDTNNVSDKAVIDNDGIKKLKVDLSSSDVSIHPTTDKEITVELSGKISKKLKKKIKLAVRENGDTAEVSLKNENQIKFNIGVLIVDTNVDIYMPKEMFESIRLETSSGDIAAEGLTAKEISLQSSSGDIAVENSKAEDLFAIQTSSGDISSMKNSGEKLDMKASSGDINVKDQESREAVIQSSSGEIRLRNISGNLAADSSSGDIFIKNKEITGDFNAESSSGDITIEFDKNPSSLAFDFRGNSGEGKVEFGGVKYEEKKENELIGTIGLGEYKLKARTNSGDFTLR from the coding sequence ATGAAAAAATTTGTATATATTCTATTGATTTTATTTGTGATAGGGCTGGCTGGGACGCTGGTTACGGTAAATGCAAACGGAGGATTTTCGTTTGACACAAACAATGTGAGTGATAAAGCGGTAATTGATAATGATGGGATTAAAAAACTGAAAGTGGATTTATCATCCTCTGATGTATCGATTCATCCTACAACAGATAAGGAAATAACCGTTGAATTAAGTGGTAAAATCAGCAAGAAATTAAAGAAAAAAATCAAATTGGCTGTGAGGGAAAATGGCGATACAGCTGAAGTTTCGTTGAAAAATGAAAATCAAATAAAATTTAATATCGGTGTGTTGATTGTTGATACGAATGTGGATATATATATGCCTAAGGAGATGTTTGAATCTATAAGATTGGAAACATCATCTGGGGACATTGCGGCAGAAGGACTGACAGCTAAGGAAATTTCTCTGCAGTCCAGCTCAGGTGATATTGCTGTTGAGAATTCAAAAGCGGAAGATTTATTTGCAATACAAACCTCGAGCGGAGACATAAGCTCCATGAAAAATTCAGGCGAGAAGCTGGATATGAAAGCTAGCAGCGGTGATATTAACGTAAAAGATCAGGAGAGCAGAGAAGCGGTCATTCAAAGTTCTTCAGGTGAAATAAGGCTTAGAAACATTAGCGGGAATCTCGCGGCTGATTCTTCATCAGGGGACATATTTATTAAAAACAAAGAAATAACTGGAGACTTTAATGCGGAGTCGTCGAGCGGCGATATTACGATTGAATTTGATAAAAACCCATCATCCCTGGCATTCGATTTTAGAGGGAACTCAGGTGAAGGAAAGGTGGAATTTGGCGGGGTAAAATATGAGGAGAAAAAAGAAAACGAACTGATAGGGACAATTGGTTTAGGAGAGTATAAGCTGAAAGCCCGCACCAATTCAGGAGATTTTACTCTTCGATAA
- a CDS encoding HAAS domain-containing protein has protein sequence MANNEFISKLEALLKKVPEPDRKEMLYDYEEHFEIGLDSGKSKTELIEELGDPQVIARDLLADYRIGKAETDKSASNIFHAIIATISLSFFNLIFIIGQVAGIFGAYVALCAVSFAFTISPLAIFSSFIFGYSYESFATNFFVSLSLCSLGLLMSIGMIYVGRFFYNIILRYIKFNLNIIKGDKGEKAA, from the coding sequence ATGGCGAATAATGAATTTATCTCGAAACTGGAGGCTTTATTAAAAAAAGTCCCTGAACCGGACCGGAAGGAAATGCTTTATGATTATGAGGAGCATTTTGAAATTGGTTTGGATTCCGGAAAATCTAAAACTGAATTGATAGAAGAACTGGGTGATCCTCAGGTCATTGCACGTGATTTGCTTGCTGATTACAGGATTGGAAAGGCAGAAACGGATAAATCGGCTTCAAATATTTTTCATGCAATAATAGCAACGATCAGCTTAAGCTTTTTTAACCTTATTTTCATTATAGGGCAGGTAGCGGGTATCTTTGGAGCCTATGTTGCTTTATGCGCAGTTTCCTTTGCTTTTACCATTTCACCACTGGCAATATTCTCTTCATTCATCTTTGGCTATAGCTATGAGTCCTTTGCTACAAACTTTTTTGTTTCTTTATCACTATGCAGCCTGGGCTTGCTGATGAGTATAGGAATGATTTATGTAGGCAGGTTTTTTTACAACATCATTCTTCGGTATATCAAGTTCAATCTGAACATAATTAAAGGGGATAAAGGAGAAAAGGCGGCATGA
- a CDS encoding YpzG family protein, whose protein sequence is MSIKDQLDPHSQLFHHNWTRPKRSSSQVNGHTQITQTNIKLKSNAKAHRW, encoded by the coding sequence ATGAGTATCAAAGATCAGCTTGATCCGCATTCTCAGCTTTTTCACCACAATTGGACGAGACCGAAACGGTCAAGCTCGCAAGTGAATGGGCATACTCAAATAACGCAAACGAACATTAAGTTGAAATCAAATGCGAAAGCCCATCGCTGGTAA